In Dermacentor albipictus isolate Rhodes 1998 colony chromosome 6, USDA_Dalb.pri_finalv2, whole genome shotgun sequence, the following proteins share a genomic window:
- the LOC135916303 gene encoding uncharacterized protein isoform X2, with protein MEPRNQPPGHPKETTRPAGFRRLLLEFLDRCNSTKVDFIDVVTLRSVYLNHRPEKIFVYCSPCGFGGNYARFLEGINFTFIPAVFPTEIFGIPIKKSHHSTDVLRLKALMHYGGFYFDRDVFVVQSLRRFLRFEASVGFGSRDSMGNNLMFFHNNSRFVRLCLDSYRQLNDSRWNYNAGELPTKVLLERHPHLVHRMHYGLETGLNMLGVLYEPHAYPHWRHAFAMHLLSQNRGETPHDPLRAAPFNETNIRDLDNAFGQMARSVLFGTSAFVTPDAAVLSVAELAARKDRGENLTSMHPGNERTFFYPVINATK; from the exons GTGCAATTCCACCAAAGTGGACTTCATTGACGTGGTTACCCTCCGATCCGTATATTTGAACCATCGGCCGGAGAAGATATTCGTTTACTGCAGTCCTTGCGGCTTTGGAGGGAACTATGCCCGTTTTCTGGAAGGCATCAACTTCACCTTCATCCCCGCAGTTTTCCCCACAGAGATATTTGGCATTCCCATAAAG AAATCTCACCACTCAACCGACGTGCTCCGCCTCAAAGCTCTGATGCACTACGGAGGCTTCTACTTTGACCGAGACGTGTTCGTGGTACAATCTCTGCGACGCTTCCTGCGATTCGAGGCATCCGTGGGCTTTGGGAGCCGGGACTCCATGGGAAACAACCTGATGTTTTTTCACAACAATTCGCGCTTCGTTCGGCTCTGCCTAGACAGCTACCGCCA GTTGAATGACTCGCGTTGGAATTACAACGCGGGCGAGCTGCCAACCAAAGTTCTACTCGAGCGGCATCCGCATCTCGTCCATCGAATGCACTACGGCCTCGAAACCGGACTAAACATGCTAGGCGTCCTCTACGAGCCACACGCCTACCCGCACTGGCGGCATGCCTTTGCCATGCACCTTCTGTCGCAGAACCGCGGGGAGACGCCACACGATCCACTTCGCGCAGCTCCGTTCAACGAAACCAACATCCGGGACCTCGACAACGCCTTTGGACAGATGGCGCGCTCGGTTCTGTTCGGAACCTCCGCGTTCGTGACCCCGGATGCCGCCGTGCTGAGCGTCGCCGAGCTCGCGGCTAGAAAGGACCGCGGCGAGAACCTGACCAGCATGCACCCCGGAAATGAGCGTACATTTTTTTACCCTGTGATAAACGCAACCAAATAG